One Plasmodium berghei ANKA genome assembly, chromosome: 13 genomic region harbors:
- a CDS encoding inner membrane complex protein 1f, putative: protein MLKNTIKINRTKREQSRALLEKKLSKDSVTSTKFCDSSEDREEDSNSSNNINLNILKKSNNTKISNADNTDSFIRSSKSHLKSFSAKSNKKNSYKLNKVIELNKNNDIVSYNNIKQEHSKREGTNLGDSIIYDQIENNNFGVYSGKPQEGINNQIQSENQVVSNFKENNKIFLRKVADIPSGGNITNLSHITPSEKGNLINTENNLRSDIIVNNKLPYPYYDNKSNYLKNELDYCNIPDTFKSSSIIGANYNTTNLYNDSYLEAIHKESLKFFMNNNLNIHENNFNNYTNSLNPYTFGNYNNYNLPTYNNSNFSNNLSSATSNNFDLYGHNNSLIKEKFTAPHSNFNNIENKYKDIEAYNKPLNELYSNPHITNEMDFTNMYNSYTPIDNNNTKKVIDNSNYIINGSTSLPMSNLGASNFGITAPGNVYDNKINLDVYNNNSNDQHINANETKILEHINNESSNCMIKEPIVESENKLLKPTNTILENEMRKNDVTVSEQVSSHTDYSRATHSSHVVDKKIVHEGFETIKIPKYREVEIVEKIVEIPVVHKVNKYVNKYEIKEVEKVVKKPINKYVETKIEVPELHFQDKIVEVPELQEVVKIVEKEEVKERLVYKNKIETKIIPKYIEVPVIKIVNKYESYDDIGEVIKTVPVKKIVEIPNEVIKKVKIPIKKIIEEPNYVPIIKYRDIPIEKIRYVPKVQTIELVKNIPKIIDIPVPVKVPKIKIIDKPVFVNKYVDRPVVVPVSKTIKPIYKYEGKKVIEIPIHKPYIVTHDTIVPRYVENDMRNGRCEVYARRLDINSLNPIIRNELFNTVNKNNFNLQRSMSASNLLGNRKYIGDIFYSSNNINFNGINKIDSNTLLPNKYSKLNFDKKCDYAYNTGVRNNMRYAPGTMSRNNNIHANQNSNGLQFSKSLNNNNNNNIGIRNNVFFNFSKNICHSSNPIKGSNNSGIGIPMFNSNEIIVKGKNKSNVINGRDRSGLEINGFNSSNKLHSDNSGKNLNFNHNSQFNKSMGSNNYGYINDMANKFKNEEQLYKYQSDTRENIRSNGYRSMNNSNSIPPSRNLSPSVGSVDGISTYVVEYLGDDERKISDRSFTNELNNNMTENIGSNYSFSGDMRT, encoded by the exons ATGCTGAAAAATaccataaaaataaatagaaCAAAGCGAGAACAA AGTAGGGcattattagaaaaaaaattgtcgAAAGATTCTGTTACGTCTACAAAATTTTGc gATTCATCTGAAGATCGAGAAGAAGATTCAAACAGTAGCAACAacattaatttaaatatattgaaaaaatcaaataacaCAAAAATTTCAAATGCTGATAATACTGATTCATTTATTCGTAGCAGTAAGTCGCATTTGAAAAGTTTTTCTGCAAAatctaataaaaaaaattcatataaattaaataaagtGATTGAATTGAATAAGAACAACGATATAgtttcatataataacataaaacAAGAACATTCGAAAAGAGAAGGCACCAATTTAGGTGATAGTATAATTTATGATCagatagaaaataataactttGGAGTATATAGTGGAAAGCCTCAAGAAGGTATAAACAATCAAATACAAAGTGAAAATCAAGTAGTATCtaattttaaagaaaataataaaatatttctgaGGAAAGTAGCAGATATACCAAGTGGCGGGAACATAACAAATTTATCTCATATAACACCATCTGAAAAAGGCAACTTGATAAATactgaaaataatttacgTAGTgatattattgttaataaCAAATTGCCATATCCGTATTATGATAACAAAagtaattatttaaaaaacgAATTAGATTATTGCAATATACCTGATACATTTAAATCATCTTCTATTATTGGTGCAAATTATAATACCACCAATTTGTATAATGATAGTTACTTAGAAGCTATTCACAAAGAAAGtttgaaattttttatgaataataatttgaatatacacgaaaataatttcaatAATTACACTAACAGTTTAAACCCATATACGTTTGGTAATTACAATAACTACAATTTGCctacatataataatagcaaTTTTAGCAATAATTTGAGCAGTGCTACGagtaataattttgatttatatggacataataattcattaaTTAAGGAAAAATTTACCGCACCGCattcaaattttaataatatagaaaataagtATAAAGATATAGAAGCATACAATAAGCCTTTAAATGAGTTATATAGTAACCCACATATAACGAATGAAATGGACTTtacaaatatgtataatagtTATACACCAATAGACAATAATAACACCAAAAAAGTTATTGATAATTCAAATTACATAATTAATGGAAGTACATCATTACCTATGTCAAATTTAGGGGCATCTAATTTTGGGATTACAGCCCCTGGAAATGTTTacgataataaaataaatttagatgtgtataataataatagtaatgaTCAGCATATTAATGCGAATGAAACCAAAATTTTAGAgcatattaataatgaatCTAGTAATTGTATGATTAAGGAACCTATAGTAGAAAgcgaaaataaattattaaaaccTACAAATACAATATTGGAAAATGAAATGAGAAAAAATGATGTTACAGTATCTGAGCAAGTTAGTTCTCACACTGACTATTCCAGAGCAACTCACAGTTCGCACGTtgttgataaaaaaatagtgcATGAAGGGTTTGAAACTATAAAAATCCCCAAATATCGTGAAGTAGAAATAGTTGAGAAAATTGTTGAGATTCCAGTAGTACACAAAGTTAACAAATATgtgaataaatatgaaattaaaGAAGTAGAAAAGGTAGTAAAGAAGCCAATTAACAAATATGTTGAAACTAAAATAGAAGTGCCTGAATTACATTTTCAAGACAAAATAGTTGAAGTTCCTGAATTACAAGAAGTTGTAAAGATTGTAGAAAAGGAAGAGGTGAAAGAAAGACTTGtatataagaataaaattgaaacaaaaataataccaaaatatattgaagttcctgtaataaaaatagtcaACAAATATGAAAGTTACGATGATATAGGTGAAGTTATAAAAACAGTGCCAGTAAAGAAAATAGTGGAAATACCAAATgaagtaataaaaaaagttaaaattcctattaaaaaaataattgaagAACCTAATTATGTCccaataattaaatatagaGATATTCcaatagaaaaaattagaTATGTTCCTAAAGTCCAAACAATTGAattagtaaaaaatattcctaAAATTATAGATATTCCAGTTCCAGTAAAAGTTcccaaaataaaaataatagataaACCAGTTTTcgtaaataaatatgttgaTAGACCTGTAGTTGTACCTGTTTCAAAAACAATTAAGccaatatataaatatgaaggTAAAAAGGTGATAGAAATACCTATACATAAGCCTTACATTGTTACACACGATACAATTGTTCCTAGGTATGTTGAAAATGATATGCGTAATGGTAGATGCGAAGTATATGCTAGAAGATTAGACATAAATTCGTTGAATCCAATAATAAgaaatgaattatttaatacagtaaataaaaacaactTTAATTTACAAAGGTCAATGAGTGCAAGTAATCTTTTaggaaatagaaaatatattggtGACATTTTCTATTCATCtaacaatataaattttaatggaataaataaaattgatagCAATACATTATTGCCAAACAAATATTCTAAATTAAATTTCGACAAAAAATGTGATTATGCTTATAATACAGGTGTACGAAATAATATGAGATATGCTCCTGGAACCATGTCtcgaaataataatatacatgCTAATCAAAATTCGAATGGATTACAATTTTCGAAAAgtttgaataataataataataataatataggGATTAgaaataatgttttttttaacttttcaaaaaatatttgtcaTTCTAGTAACCCAATAAAAGGCAGCAATAACAGTGGCATCGGGATTCCTATGTTTAATtcaaatgaaataattgtcaaaggtaaaaataaaagcaaTGTTATTAATGGTAGAGATAGAAGTGGCTTAGAAATAAATGGTTTTAATTCGTCGAATAAATTACATAGTGACAATAGTGgaaaaaatttgaattttaATCACAATTCTCAATTTAACAAAAGTATGGGGAGCAATAATTATGGATATATAAACGATATGGCGAATAAATTTAAGAATGAAGAACAATTATATAAGTACCAGTCAGATACTCgagaaaatataagaagCAATGGTTACAGAAGTATGAATAATTCCAATAGTATACCCCCATCAAGAAATCTAAGCCCTAGTGTCGGATCTGTTGATGGAATTAGTACATATGTTGTTGAATATTTAGGAGATGatgaaagaaaaattagCGATCGTAGTTTTActaatgaattaaataacaatatgACAGAAAATATAGGTAGCAATTATTCGTTTAGTGGTGATATGCGTACATAG